The proteins below come from a single Ictalurus furcatus strain D&B chromosome 27, Billie_1.0, whole genome shotgun sequence genomic window:
- the si:dkey-23n7.10 gene encoding SPRY domain-containing SOCS box protein 3 isoform X2, giving the protein MSVTLLLHKELEASSVHTELSTGPAGHICQSWKWDTVSKSPDACVSQCGQAVYFHISPLLESEGTAAVRGNEGFTHGEHYWEIEFLEPPYGTSVMVGVGTQNALLHAADRQFINLIGMDAEGWGLSYKGILWHNGKSKKYTEPFYEINTVIGVLLDCSAGTLTFYRNGENLGLAFSDLNHVSGALYPMVSSTTPETELQLVIRSSRLASLQELCIHTITHCLSPGHIHELPLPTALCRQICNYNTDILHTCCDAHT; this is encoded by the exons ATGTCTGTAACTCTCTTACTCCACAAAGAACTTGAAGCTTCATCTGTCCATACTGAACTGAGTACAGGACCAGC AGGTCACATATGTCAGAGTTGGAAATGGGACACAGTCTCGAAGTCTCCCGATGCATGTGTGTCTCAATGTGGCCAGGCTGTCTATTTCCACATCAGCCCACTGCTGGAGAGCGAAGGCACTGCAGCTGTTCGAGGAAATGAAG GTTTCACTCATGGTGAGCATTACTGGGAGATCGAGTTTCTGGAACCTCCATATGGCACCTCTGTGATGGTGGGAGTTGGTACCCAGAATGCACTTCTGCATGCAGCAGATCGGCAATTTATCAACCTTATAG GTATGGACGCTGAAGGTTGGGGTTTGTCATATAAAGGCATTCTCTGGCACAACGGGAAGAGTAAGAAATACACAGAACCATTCTACGAGATAAACACAGTCATCGGAGTTCTGCTGGACTGCAGcgcaggaacattaacattctACCGCAATGGAGAGAACCTCGGCCTGGCCTTCTCTGACCTGAACCAT GTTAGTGGGGCTTTGTACCCGATGGTGAGCTCCACGACCCCAGAGACCGAGCTGCAGCTTGTCATTAGATCATCTCGCCTCGCGTCTCTACAGGAACTCTgcatacacaccatcacacactgcCTCAGCCCTGGACACATACATGAACTACCTTTACCTACTGCATTATGTCGCCAAATATGCAACTATAACACAGACATATTACACACATGCTGTGATGCTCATACCTAA
- the si:dkey-23n7.10 gene encoding SPRY domain-containing SOCS box protein 3 isoform X4, with translation MSVTLLLHKELEASSVHTELSTGPAGHICQSWKWDTVSKSPDACVSQCGQAVYFHISPLLESEGTAAVRGNEVTGFTHGEHYWEIEFLEPPYGTSVMVGVGTQNALLHAADRQFINLIGMDAEGWGLSYKGILWHNGKSKKYTEPFYEINTVIGVLLDCSAGTLTFYRNGENLGLAFSDLNHAYFSLRRGLY, from the exons ATGTCTGTAACTCTCTTACTCCACAAAGAACTTGAAGCTTCATCTGTCCATACTGAACTGAGTACAGGACCAGC AGGTCACATATGTCAGAGTTGGAAATGGGACACAGTCTCGAAGTCTCCCGATGCATGTGTGTCTCAATGTGGCCAGGCTGTCTATTTCCACATCAGCCCACTGCTGGAGAGCGAAGGCACTGCAGCTGTTCGAGGAAATGAAG ttacagGTTTCACTCATGGTGAGCATTACTGGGAGATCGAGTTTCTGGAACCTCCATATGGCACCTCTGTGATGGTGGGAGTTGGTACCCAGAATGCACTTCTGCATGCAGCAGATCGGCAATTTATCAACCTTATAG GTATGGACGCTGAAGGTTGGGGTTTGTCATATAAAGGCATTCTCTGGCACAACGGGAAGAGTAAGAAATACACAGAACCATTCTACGAGATAAACACAGTCATCGGAGTTCTGCTGGACTGCAGcgcaggaacattaacattctACCGCAATGGAGAGAACCTCGGCCTGGCCTTCTCTGACCTGAACCAT GCTTATTTTTCTTTGAGGCGTGGACTTTACTAA
- the si:dkey-23n7.10 gene encoding SPRY domain-containing SOCS box protein 3 isoform X1: protein MSVTLLLHKELEASSVHTELSTGPAGHICQSWKWDTVSKSPDACVSQCGQAVYFHISPLLESEGTAAVRGNEVTGFTHGEHYWEIEFLEPPYGTSVMVGVGTQNALLHAADRQFINLIGMDAEGWGLSYKGILWHNGKSKKYTEPFYEINTVIGVLLDCSAGTLTFYRNGENLGLAFSDLNHVSGALYPMVSSTTPETELQLVIRSSRLASLQELCIHTITHCLSPGHIHELPLPTALCRQICNYNTDILHTCCDAHT from the exons ATGTCTGTAACTCTCTTACTCCACAAAGAACTTGAAGCTTCATCTGTCCATACTGAACTGAGTACAGGACCAGC AGGTCACATATGTCAGAGTTGGAAATGGGACACAGTCTCGAAGTCTCCCGATGCATGTGTGTCTCAATGTGGCCAGGCTGTCTATTTCCACATCAGCCCACTGCTGGAGAGCGAAGGCACTGCAGCTGTTCGAGGAAATGAAG ttacagGTTTCACTCATGGTGAGCATTACTGGGAGATCGAGTTTCTGGAACCTCCATATGGCACCTCTGTGATGGTGGGAGTTGGTACCCAGAATGCACTTCTGCATGCAGCAGATCGGCAATTTATCAACCTTATAG GTATGGACGCTGAAGGTTGGGGTTTGTCATATAAAGGCATTCTCTGGCACAACGGGAAGAGTAAGAAATACACAGAACCATTCTACGAGATAAACACAGTCATCGGAGTTCTGCTGGACTGCAGcgcaggaacattaacattctACCGCAATGGAGAGAACCTCGGCCTGGCCTTCTCTGACCTGAACCAT GTTAGTGGGGCTTTGTACCCGATGGTGAGCTCCACGACCCCAGAGACCGAGCTGCAGCTTGTCATTAGATCATCTCGCCTCGCGTCTCTACAGGAACTCTgcatacacaccatcacacactgcCTCAGCCCTGGACACATACATGAACTACCTTTACCTACTGCATTATGTCGCCAAATATGCAACTATAACACAGACATATTACACACATGCTGTGATGCTCATACCTAA
- the si:dkey-23n7.10 gene encoding SPRY domain-containing SOCS box protein 3 isoform X3, with protein sequence MPIPRGHICQSWKWDTVSKSPDACVSQCGQAVYFHISPLLESEGTAAVRGNEVTGFTHGEHYWEIEFLEPPYGTSVMVGVGTQNALLHAADRQFINLIGMDAEGWGLSYKGILWHNGKSKKYTEPFYEINTVIGVLLDCSAGTLTFYRNGENLGLAFSDLNHVSGALYPMVSSTTPETELQLVIRSSRLASLQELCIHTITHCLSPGHIHELPLPTALCRQICNYNTDILHTCCDAHT encoded by the exons ATGCCCATCCCCAGAGGTCACATATGTCAGAGTTGGAAATGGGACACAGTCTCGAAGTCTCCCGATGCATGTGTGTCTCAATGTGGCCAGGCTGTCTATTTCCACATCAGCCCACTGCTGGAGAGCGAAGGCACTGCAGCTGTTCGAGGAAATGAAG ttacagGTTTCACTCATGGTGAGCATTACTGGGAGATCGAGTTTCTGGAACCTCCATATGGCACCTCTGTGATGGTGGGAGTTGGTACCCAGAATGCACTTCTGCATGCAGCAGATCGGCAATTTATCAACCTTATAG GTATGGACGCTGAAGGTTGGGGTTTGTCATATAAAGGCATTCTCTGGCACAACGGGAAGAGTAAGAAATACACAGAACCATTCTACGAGATAAACACAGTCATCGGAGTTCTGCTGGACTGCAGcgcaggaacattaacattctACCGCAATGGAGAGAACCTCGGCCTGGCCTTCTCTGACCTGAACCAT GTTAGTGGGGCTTTGTACCCGATGGTGAGCTCCACGACCCCAGAGACCGAGCTGCAGCTTGTCATTAGATCATCTCGCCTCGCGTCTCTACAGGAACTCTgcatacacaccatcacacactgcCTCAGCCCTGGACACATACATGAACTACCTTTACCTACTGCATTATGTCGCCAAATATGCAACTATAACACAGACATATTACACACATGCTGTGATGCTCATACCTAA